In Phyllopteryx taeniolatus isolate TA_2022b chromosome 8, UOR_Ptae_1.2, whole genome shotgun sequence, one genomic interval encodes:
- the ywhag2 gene encoding 14-3-3 protein gamma-1, with the protein MVDREQLVQKARLAEQAERYDDMAAAMKSVTELNEALSNEERNLLSVAYKNVVGARRSSWRVISSIEQKTSADGNEKKIEMVRAYREKIEKELEAVCQDVLNLLDHFLIKNCGDTQHESKVFYLKMKGDYYRYLAEVATGEKRAAVVESSEKAYNEAHEISKEHMQPTHPIRLGLALNYSVFYYEIQNAPEQACHLAKTAFDDAIAELDTLNEDSYKDSTLIMQLLRDNLTLWTSDQQDDEGGEGNN; encoded by the exons ATGGTCGACCGCGAGCAGCTGGTGCAGAAAGCCAGGCTGGCCGAGCAGGCTGAGAGGTATGACGACATGGCGGCCGCCATGAAATCG GTAACGGAGCTGAACGAGGCTCTGTCCAACGAGGAACGCAACCTGCTGTCGGTGGCCTACAAGAACGTGGTGGGCGCCCGGCGCTCGTCGTGGCGCGTCATCTCCAGCATCGAGCAGAAGACGTCAGCCGACGGCAACGAGAAGAAGATCGAGATGGTGCGCGCCTACCGCGAGAAGATCGAGAAGGAGCTGGAAGCTGTGTGTCAGGACGTCCTCAACCTTCTGGACCACTTCCTGATCAAGAACTGTGGCGATACGCAGCATGAGAGCAAAGTGTTCTATCTGAAGATGAAGGGCGACTACTACCGCTACCTGGCCGAGGTGGCCACGGGCGAGAAGCGCGCCGCCGTGGTGGAGTCGTCAGAGAAGGCCTACAACGAGGCGCACGAGATCAGCAAGGAGCACATGCAGCCCACCCACCCCATCCGGCTGGGCCTGGCTCTCAACTACTCCGTCTTCTACTACGAGATCCAGAACGCGCCAGAGCAGGCGTGCCACCTGGCCAAGACGGCCTTCGACGACGCCATCGCCGAGCTGGACACCCTCAACGAGGACTCGTACAAAGACTCCACGCTCATCATGCAGCTGCTGCGCGACAACTTGACTCTGTGGACGAGCGACCAGCAGGACGACGAGGGCGGGGAGGGCAACAACTAA
- the si:ch211-105f12.2 gene encoding RIMS-binding protein 2-like isoform X1 yields the protein MELDVLIYPDEVRAATPEDPRQWEAETAGRTSVPTAEPRLFVALYPYNPAAMSPNPDTAAEELPFVPGQIIKVFGDKDPDGFYHGESGGLSGFVASNLVAEVPVDDRNLKQLLMQQGFIPVDQSGISLSPDVSDTSSVPEDVIVRRMVALFDYDPWESSPNVDSEAELGFRSGDIIYALGDMDPDGFYYVRLVIYHILFYFFFGRGGAVKLSFFSGRSARTPRFGAVQLSGAATVGLAAFCSFHFFCHCCTYIM from the exons ATGGAGCTGGACGTGCTGATCTACCCGGACGAGGTGCGGGCGGCCACCCCCGAGGACCCGCGCCAGTGGGAGGCGGAGACGGCGGGCCGGACGTCCGTGCCGACCGCCGAGCCCAGACTCTTCGTGGCGCTCTACCCGTACAACCCGGCCGCCATGTCGCCCAACCCGGACACGGCGGCCGAGGAGCTGCCCTTCGTGCCCGGGCAGATCATCAAG GTGTTTGGAGACAAGGACCCGGACGGCTTCTATCACGGAGAATCGGGCGGCCTGTCGGGTTTCGTGGCCAGCAACCTGGTGGCCGAAGTCCCCGTGGACGACCGAAACCTCAAACAATTGCTCATGCAGCAGGGATTCATTCCCGTTGACCAATCAG GGATATCTTTGAGTCCCGACGTGAGCGACACGTCCAGCGTACCCGAAGACGTCATCGTACGCCGCATGGTGGCCTTGTTCGACTACGACCCGTGGGAAAGTTCGCCCAACGTCGACAGCGAA GCCGAACTGGGCTTTCGTTCGGGTGACATCATCTACGCGCTCGGCGACATGGATCCCGACGGGTTCTACTACGTAAGGCTTGTCATttaccatattttattttattttttttttggccggGGGGGGGCTGTcaaactttctttcttttcagggCGATCTGCAAGGACGCCGAGGTTTGGTGCCGTCCAACTTTCTGGAGCCGCTACCGTGGGATTAGCGGCTTTTtgctcttttcattttttttgtcactgctGTACATACATAATGTAA
- the si:ch211-105f12.2 gene encoding RIMS-binding protein 2-like isoform X2, protein MELDVLIYPDEVRAATPEDPRQWEAETAGRTSVPTAEPRLFVALYPYNPAAMSPNPDTAAEELPFVPGQIIKVFGDKDPDGFYHGESGGLSGFVASNLVAEVPVDDRNLKQLLMQQGFIPVDQSGISLSPDVSDTSSVPEDVIVRRMVALFDYDPWESSPNVDSEAELGFRSGDIIYALGDMDPDGFYYGDLQGRRGLVPSNFLEPLPWD, encoded by the exons ATGGAGCTGGACGTGCTGATCTACCCGGACGAGGTGCGGGCGGCCACCCCCGAGGACCCGCGCCAGTGGGAGGCGGAGACGGCGGGCCGGACGTCCGTGCCGACCGCCGAGCCCAGACTCTTCGTGGCGCTCTACCCGTACAACCCGGCCGCCATGTCGCCCAACCCGGACACGGCGGCCGAGGAGCTGCCCTTCGTGCCCGGGCAGATCATCAAG GTGTTTGGAGACAAGGACCCGGACGGCTTCTATCACGGAGAATCGGGCGGCCTGTCGGGTTTCGTGGCCAGCAACCTGGTGGCCGAAGTCCCCGTGGACGACCGAAACCTCAAACAATTGCTCATGCAGCAGGGATTCATTCCCGTTGACCAATCAG GGATATCTTTGAGTCCCGACGTGAGCGACACGTCCAGCGTACCCGAAGACGTCATCGTACGCCGCATGGTGGCCTTGTTCGACTACGACCCGTGGGAAAGTTCGCCCAACGTCGACAGCGAA GCCGAACTGGGCTTTCGTTCGGGTGACATCATCTACGCGCTCGGCGACATGGATCCCGACGGGTTCTACTAC ggCGATCTGCAAGGACGCCGAGGTTTGGTGCCGTCCAACTTTCTGGAGCCGCTACCGTGGGATTAG
- the si:ch211-105f12.2 gene encoding RIMS-binding protein 2-like isoform X3: protein MWWTTSDPRASSWTPVFGDKDPDGFYHGESGGLSGFVASNLVAEVPVDDRNLKQLLMQQGFIPVDQSGISLSPDVSDTSSVPEDVIVRRMVALFDYDPWESSPNVDSEAELGFRSGDIIYALGDMDPDGFYYVRLVIYHILFYFFFGRGGAVKLSFFSGRSARTPRFGAVQLSGAATVGLAAFCSFHFFCHCCTYIM from the exons ATGTGGTGGACCACATCTGACCCCCGGGCCTCGAGTTGGACACCG GTGTTTGGAGACAAGGACCCGGACGGCTTCTATCACGGAGAATCGGGCGGCCTGTCGGGTTTCGTGGCCAGCAACCTGGTGGCCGAAGTCCCCGTGGACGACCGAAACCTCAAACAATTGCTCATGCAGCAGGGATTCATTCCCGTTGACCAATCAG GGATATCTTTGAGTCCCGACGTGAGCGACACGTCCAGCGTACCCGAAGACGTCATCGTACGCCGCATGGTGGCCTTGTTCGACTACGACCCGTGGGAAAGTTCGCCCAACGTCGACAGCGAA GCCGAACTGGGCTTTCGTTCGGGTGACATCATCTACGCGCTCGGCGACATGGATCCCGACGGGTTCTACTACGTAAGGCTTGTCATttaccatattttattttattttttttttggccggGGGGGGGCTGTcaaactttctttcttttcagggCGATCTGCAAGGACGCCGAGGTTTGGTGCCGTCCAACTTTCTGGAGCCGCTACCGTGGGATTAGCGGCTTTTtgctcttttcattttttttgtcactgctGTACATACATAATGTAA
- the ca4b gene encoding carbonic anhydrase 4b — protein MWTLFFLLSFPEIVSGADWCYQSQVACNHSCSGPDQWGMIFPQCAGRLQSPVNVVTGRVLPDHRLTPLHLVGYQHAFHGNLSNNGHAVQLDLPAGMHIKGGNLLRTYKAVQLHFHWGKDGGPGSEHTIDGEPYPMEMHIVHIKEQYTSFSQAVRDPAGVAVLGFFFEESNSANKKFDPLIKALRRIPQPSNKTTVPGISLQMFLPPHADTSKYFRYDGSLTTPDCAQAVVWTLFENVVPLSRQQLSAFSRLAFSGGRPMVNTFRAVQPLNGRRVRRSGGHVAALLSPALLLTSALVLYSA, from the exons ATGTGGACATTATTTTTCTTGCTGTCATTCCCGGAGATTGTCTCAGGGGCAG ATTGGTGTTACCAGTCCCAAGTAGCTTGCAACCACAGCTGCTCAG GGCCTGACCAGTGGGGGATGATTTTTCCTCAGTGCGCCGGCAGATTGCAGTCTCCGGTAAACGTCGTCACCGGGAGAGTTTTACCGGACCACCGACTCACTCCGCTGCACCTTGTCGGATATCAACACGCTTTTCACGGAAACCTCTCCAACAACGGACACGCAG TGCAATTGGATTTACCTGCAGGTATGCATATCAAAGGAGGCAATCTGCTCCGAACGTACAAAGCAGTCCAACTCCACTTCCACTGGGGCAAAGACGGCGGCCCGGGCTCTGAACACACAATCGATGGCGAACCCTATCCAATGGAA ATGCACATTGTGCACATCAAGGAACAATACACTTCTTTTTCACAGGCAGTGAGGGATCCAGCAGGCGTGGCTGTACTTGGCTTCTTCTTCGAG GAATCCAATTCTGCCAACAAGAAGTTTGACCCCCTCATAAAAGCTCTGAGGAGAATCCCGCAGCCGT CCAACAAAACGACGGTGCCGGGCATCTCCCTGCAAATGTTCCTTCCGCCCCACGCGGACACGAGCAAGTATTTCCGCTACGACGGCTCCCTGACCACGCCCGACTGCGCCCAAGCCGTCGTCTGGACCCTCTTTGAAAACGTCGTACCCCTCAGCAGGCAACAG CTGTCCGCCTTCTCCCGGCTCGCCTTCTCCGGCGGGAGGCCGATGGTGAACACGTTCAGAGCCGTGCAGCCTCTCAACGGAAGGCGGGTGCGTCGCTCCGGAGGCCACGTGGCCGCTTTGCTCAGCCCCGCTCTCCTCCTCACGTCCGCGCTGGTGCTCTACTCTGCGTGA
- the LOC133482409 gene encoding dehydrogenase/reductase SDR family member 11-like: MERWRGRVALVTGASVGIGAAIAKELVRFGMTVVGCARDVDKIKSVEAECRREGLGGVLVPLECDLSSEEDVVSVFAAIKAQHKGVDVCVNNAGVAHPEPLLSGKSSGWRNMLDVNVLALSICSREAYQSMKERNVDDGHIININSMAGHRMVHNADVHFYSATKFAVTALTEALRRELREAGTHIRASCISPGLVETEFSLRLNNGDTEKAAAAYSKYKPLEAKDVADAVIYVLSAPPHVQVGDVQMRPVEQLM; this comes from the exons ATGGAGCGTTGGCGGGGAAGAGTGGCTCTGGTCACCGGAGCCTCGGTCGGTATCGGGGCGGCCATTGCCAAAGAGTTGGTCCGCTTCGGAATGACAGTGGTGGGCTGCGCGAGGGACGTGGacaaaataaag TCGGTGGAGGCCGAGTGTCGGCGCGAAGGCCTCGGCGGCGTCCTGGTGCCGCTCGAGTGCGACCTGAGCAGCGAGGAGGACGTGGTGTCCGTGTTCGCCGCAATCAAAGCGCAGCACAAGGGCGTGGACGTGTGTGTGAACAACGCGGGCGTGGCTCACCCGGAGCCGCTGCTGAGCGGCAAGAGCTCGGGCTGGAGGAACATGCTGGAT GTCAACGTGCTGGCCTTGTCTATATGCTCACGAGAGGCTTATCAGTCCATGAAGGAAAGAAATGTGGACGACGGACACATTATCAACATCAACAG CATGGCCGGCCACCGTATGGTTCACAACGCCGACGTGCACTTCTACAGCGCCACCAAGTTTGCGGTGACGGCGCTGACGGAAGCCCTGAGGCGGGAACTGCGGGAGGCGGGCACCCACATCAGAGCCTCG TGTATTTCTCCCGGTCTCGTGGAAACTGAATTTTCTCTTCGGCTCAACAACGGCGACACTGAAAAAGCAGCGGCCGCTTACTCCAAATATAAG CCACTGGAGGCCAAAGATGTTGCTGATGCAGTCATTTACGTCCTCAGCGCCCCTCCACACGTGcag gTTGGAGATGTTCAGATGCGACCTGTGGAGCAGTTGATGTAG